Proteins encoded within one genomic window of Dermatophilus congolensis:
- a CDS encoding Mur ligase family protein: MLRTNAAVLAGKATRLASRLRTGGRSGGSALPGLVAERLDPGFLRNALADTHGGIVVVSGTNGKTTTTKMLVAVVRAHGFSVFSNPTGSNFTRGVISAMLDEIGPSGRLKADYAILELDEAHSIRFAEAVEPTHALLLNVARDQLDRFAEIDYTARLLEDLASRTTHGVVLNRDDSFISRAAQNANVPEATWFGLDPSIADRVAELQEADVREVPEGGAGASGHEGVPDPGPADGLLRTIDERKFAIDFPGADTVGPLELQQRGLAAMINATAATSMAKRLLGARFDARVAAAALASVAPPFGRGEVIQAGDSSLELVLVKNPAGFSVALSTYGGTPVPTMVAINDNTADGRDVSWLYDVSFESLREQGVYATAGIRAYDMALRLRYDDVEVGSVIPDLTEALDTFLAAHPGQPLRLFCTYTAMMSLRRTLAERYDLPDIGQDA, translated from the coding sequence GTGCTAAGGACTAACGCAGCCGTCCTCGCGGGTAAGGCCACTCGGCTCGCTTCGCGTCTCCGTACGGGTGGACGTTCGGGAGGGTCGGCGTTGCCCGGCCTGGTAGCCGAGCGTCTCGATCCAGGTTTTCTTCGTAACGCGCTCGCTGACACGCACGGCGGGATTGTTGTTGTCAGTGGTACTAACGGAAAAACCACTACGACGAAGATGCTGGTAGCGGTGGTGCGTGCCCACGGGTTCTCGGTTTTTTCTAACCCGACTGGCAGTAACTTCACGCGTGGGGTCATTTCCGCGATGCTCGATGAGATCGGTCCTTCGGGCCGGTTGAAGGCTGATTACGCGATTCTGGAGTTGGATGAGGCTCATTCGATTCGTTTCGCGGAGGCTGTTGAGCCTACGCATGCGTTGCTGTTGAACGTTGCTCGTGATCAGTTGGATCGTTTCGCGGAGATCGACTACACGGCGCGTCTTTTGGAGGATTTGGCTAGTCGCACCACGCACGGTGTTGTGTTAAACCGGGATGATTCTTTTATTTCTCGGGCTGCGCAGAACGCGAATGTTCCTGAGGCGACGTGGTTTGGTTTGGACCCATCGATCGCTGATCGGGTAGCTGAGCTGCAGGAAGCGGATGTGCGTGAGGTTCCTGAGGGTGGTGCTGGTGCCTCAGGTCATGAGGGTGTTCCGGATCCGGGGCCTGCTGATGGTTTGCTGCGCACGATTGATGAGCGCAAGTTCGCGATCGATTTTCCTGGTGCTGACACGGTTGGTCCGTTGGAGCTTCAGCAGCGTGGTTTGGCGGCAATGATTAATGCCACGGCGGCCACGTCGATGGCTAAGCGTCTTCTGGGCGCTCGGTTCGATGCGCGTGTGGCTGCGGCGGCGTTGGCGTCGGTGGCTCCACCGTTTGGTCGTGGTGAGGTCATTCAGGCGGGCGATTCGAGTCTTGAGTTGGTGTTGGTGAAGAACCCGGCGGGTTTCTCGGTGGCATTGTCCACGTATGGGGGAACTCCGGTTCCGACGATGGTCGCGATTAATGACAACACTGCTGATGGGCGTGACGTCAGTTGGTTGTATGACGTGTCGTTTGAGTCGCTGCGGGAGCAGGGTGTGTATGCGACGGCAGGTATCCGTGCCTATGACATGGCGTTGCGGCTGCGGTATGACGATGTTGAGGTCGGTAGCGTCATTCCTGACTTGACGGAAGCTCTCGACACTTTCTTGGCGGCTCATCCGGGGCAGCCGCTTCGACTTTTCTGCACTTACACCGCGATGATGTCGCTGCGCCGCACTCTTGCTGAGCGCTATGACCTTCCCGACATCGGACAGGACGCGTGA
- a CDS encoding lysylphosphatidylglycerol synthase domain-containing protein: MTTPSTLLRSTLHTAASLSITIALLGWLLPTLTKTTWTEILHTITGVGWLNFLGLLTLMMTGLYCYTFTLKASLPGMTHLQALTSNLAGSCISNILPAGGAFGTALNFAMWRSWGFEVTAITSSMLITTVWNILIRASLPVLAALLLLTHSTGLPTTIWGGVALGALIGTITVATGIALITSRRATTTLGTLADTINKHLRPNHHAQFATNALTLRTRIIGLAHNRWHQLTFGVVAFFGVYFLLFTACITLSGVQVSWPVAFAAFAIGRLSTAVPLTPGGLGIAEAGSAAVLIALEADPASTGAGVALFALFSHLLEIPFGAVGLTLWLVTRPRHTPTTTHTITLSDASLEHDAKRPEPHP; the protein is encoded by the coding sequence GTGACAACACCATCCACACTCCTGCGCAGCACACTGCACACCGCCGCAAGCCTGAGCATCACCATCGCCCTACTCGGCTGGCTACTCCCCACCCTCACCAAAACCACCTGGACCGAAATTCTCCACACCATCACCGGAGTCGGCTGGCTCAACTTCCTCGGCCTACTCACCCTCATGATGACCGGGCTCTACTGCTACACCTTCACCCTCAAAGCCTCCCTGCCCGGCATGACCCACCTCCAAGCCCTCACCAGCAACCTCGCCGGCTCCTGCATCAGCAACATCCTGCCCGCAGGCGGCGCATTCGGCACCGCACTCAACTTCGCCATGTGGCGATCTTGGGGATTCGAAGTCACCGCCATCACCTCATCCATGCTGATCACCACAGTGTGGAACATTCTCATCCGCGCCTCCCTACCCGTCCTCGCTGCGCTCCTGCTACTCACCCACTCCACCGGGCTACCTACCACCATCTGGGGCGGAGTCGCCCTCGGCGCCCTCATCGGCACCATCACCGTCGCCACAGGAATCGCCCTCATCACCTCACGCCGCGCAACCACAACACTGGGCACACTCGCCGATACCATCAACAAGCACCTACGCCCCAACCACCACGCCCAATTCGCCACCAACGCCCTCACGCTACGCACCCGCATCATCGGCCTAGCCCACAACCGCTGGCACCAACTCACCTTCGGAGTAGTGGCCTTCTTCGGTGTCTACTTCCTCCTGTTCACCGCCTGCATCACTCTCTCCGGCGTTCAAGTCTCCTGGCCAGTAGCTTTCGCTGCCTTCGCCATCGGACGACTCTCCACAGCAGTACCTCTCACCCCCGGAGGCCTAGGAATAGCTGAGGCCGGATCCGCCGCAGTGCTTATCGCACTCGAAGCAGATCCGGCCTCAACCGGAGCAGGTGTGGCACTCTTCGCCCTCTTCAGCCACCTACTCGAAATCCCTTTCGGTGCAGTGGGACTCACCCTCTGGCTAGTGACTCGTCCACGTCACACACCAACCACCACACACACCATCACACTCAGCGACGCATCGCTCGAGCACGACGCAAAGCGGCCCGAGCCACATCCCTGA
- a CDS encoding GNAT family N-acetyltransferase: MNDRTPHPPTQQASETLRTSLINPANLDEVREVFNLKALVFHSPRLTETDLSTYAESLNQDGFRTTVIHDTAAPNTPAVASFLSMDSMCSLPGGADIPTTAISDVVVLPTHKRQGILRRWMTSELHRAKNAGNVCAALHAAEWEIYGRYGFGMSAARTAWTLRPDRSHFLSQPSGHIRIITPHEAATIFTNIETAVRAAHPGTITAPLTYWKHHTDPTTYTPNTPARWFAAHTDNNGNIDGAVSYSFPDGWKMGRHENRMTIHELRASTPTAERELWRHCANTDFITEIDYALGHPDLPLPWYLSNPRAAQSGPIWDGLWTRILDVPAALSARIYPLPGEINLTITDPLHLTDGTYTLTINTNSQATCHPTSTPNPQTPHLHIDINALASLWLGGGGGIPTLPDLILQDKAHLTQKRDLHRVATLFTWPNAPHDLTNF, translated from the coding sequence ATGAACGACCGCACCCCACACCCCCCAACCCAACAGGCCTCAGAAACACTACGCACCAGCCTCATCAACCCCGCCAACCTGGATGAAGTCCGCGAAGTCTTCAACCTCAAAGCACTCGTATTCCACTCACCCCGACTCACCGAAACAGACCTCAGCACCTACGCCGAATCCCTAAACCAAGACGGATTCCGCACCACCGTCATCCACGACACCGCCGCCCCCAACACACCCGCCGTCGCCTCCTTCCTATCTATGGACTCCATGTGCTCCCTACCAGGCGGCGCCGACATCCCCACCACCGCAATCAGCGACGTCGTCGTCCTACCCACACACAAAAGGCAAGGCATCCTCCGACGCTGGATGACCAGCGAACTACACCGCGCCAAAAACGCAGGAAACGTCTGCGCCGCCCTCCACGCAGCCGAATGGGAAATCTACGGCCGCTACGGATTCGGCATGTCCGCAGCACGAACCGCCTGGACCCTACGACCTGACCGAAGCCACTTCCTCAGCCAACCCAGCGGACACATACGCATCATCACCCCACACGAAGCCGCCACCATCTTCACCAACATCGAAACAGCCGTGCGCGCAGCACACCCCGGAACAATCACCGCACCCCTGACCTACTGGAAACACCACACCGACCCCACCACCTACACACCCAACACCCCAGCACGATGGTTCGCCGCCCACACCGACAACAACGGAAACATCGACGGAGCAGTCTCCTACTCATTCCCCGACGGCTGGAAAATGGGACGCCACGAAAACCGCATGACCATTCACGAACTACGCGCCAGCACCCCCACCGCAGAACGCGAACTATGGCGCCACTGCGCCAACACCGACTTCATCACCGAAATCGACTACGCCCTAGGACACCCCGACCTACCCCTGCCCTGGTACCTCAGCAACCCCCGCGCTGCCCAATCCGGCCCCATCTGGGATGGCCTATGGACCCGAATCCTCGACGTGCCAGCCGCCCTCAGCGCACGCATCTACCCCCTACCCGGTGAGATAAACCTCACTATCACCGACCCACTCCACCTCACCGACGGCACCTACACCCTCACCATCAACACCAACAGCCAAGCCACCTGCCACCCCACCAGCACCCCAAACCCCCAGACCCCACACCTACACATCGACATAAACGCCCTGGCCAGCCTATGGCTCGGCGGAGGAGGCGGAATCCCCACCCTGCCCGACCTCATCCTCCAAGACAAAGCACACCTCACCCAAAAACGTGACCTACACCGCGTCGCAACCCTTTTCACCTGGCCCAATGCACCCCACGACCTCACCAACTTCTAA
- a CDS encoding PIG-L deacetylase family protein — protein sequence MSRTIVAVNAHPDDEALLMAGTLAKAAAAGDRVILVVATDGELGEADPRYHHNGDLGTTRINELHRSAAAIGAHNVIRLGYADSGSGPTIPPNPPHTTRFARTNTHHAATQLANILRSEHADLVIGYDKAGGYGHRDHIKLHEVVRAASATTGTRLLEATIPRELITQALRIATRLYPFPPEFDRSTFETAYTPRNLITHRITIGHHSTAKRNALRAHTSQTTGRTTRTLNVLSNLPSPLFNLILGHEWFTGPTTRTHKHPAHNIWDTTP from the coding sequence GTGAGCCGCACCATCGTCGCCGTCAACGCCCACCCCGACGACGAAGCACTCCTCATGGCAGGCACCCTCGCCAAAGCAGCCGCTGCAGGAGACCGCGTCATCCTCGTCGTGGCCACCGATGGTGAACTCGGCGAAGCCGACCCCCGCTACCACCACAACGGCGACCTCGGCACCACCCGAATCAACGAACTCCACCGCAGCGCAGCAGCCATCGGCGCCCACAACGTCATCCGACTCGGCTACGCAGACTCCGGCTCCGGCCCCACCATCCCCCCCAACCCACCCCATACAACCCGATTCGCACGCACCAACACCCACCACGCCGCAACCCAACTGGCCAACATCCTGCGCAGCGAACACGCCGACCTCGTCATCGGCTACGACAAAGCCGGCGGATACGGCCACCGCGACCACATCAAACTCCACGAAGTAGTCCGCGCCGCCTCCGCGACCACAGGCACCCGACTCCTCGAAGCAACAATTCCCCGCGAACTCATCACCCAAGCCCTACGCATCGCAACCCGCCTCTACCCCTTCCCACCCGAATTCGACCGCAGCACATTCGAAACCGCCTACACCCCCCGCAACCTCATCACCCACCGCATCACCATCGGCCATCACAGCACAGCCAAACGCAACGCCCTACGCGCCCACACCTCACAAACAACAGGCCGCACCACCCGAACACTCAACGTCCTAAGCAACCTGCCCTCACCACTATTCAACCTCATCCTCGGACACGAATGGTTCACCGGGCCAACCACCCGCACCCATAAACACCCCGCCCACAACATCTGGGATACCACGCCGTGA
- a CDS encoding glycosyltransferase, producing MRIALVSDVFLPRLGGIEVQVDRLARGLVSAGHEVVVLTITPGAQADVVEGGVQVLRFALPVGLPGSVVVNPAGAGWLRSVLGEGGFDVVHVHMGVVSPFAFDAVQVAAQLGLAHVVTCHSLVGGAGRLWLRLSGRVDRWVCGGAVLSAVSGVAAQRLAAAACGDVEVEVVPNGVDRQVWRRRCGGRTRAGGVRVVSAMRLSRIKRPVALLELVRVARGLVPGVPITVEVAGDGPLRPVCERWVRRHGAGGWVRLRGRLSHEELVQMYGGADVFVSPVVDEAFGIAALEARACGVPVFGRVGSGVGEFVRSGVDGVLMDSDVGLARAVARCAVDGGWVARLREQAGVELPERFGQGAVVAGAVGLYERAVRGV from the coding sequence GTGCGTATTGCTTTGGTTTCGGATGTTTTTTTGCCGCGTCTGGGTGGGATTGAGGTGCAGGTGGATCGGTTGGCGCGGGGGTTGGTCAGTGCTGGGCATGAGGTGGTGGTGTTGACGATTACGCCGGGAGCGCAGGCGGATGTGGTTGAGGGTGGGGTGCAGGTGTTGCGGTTTGCGTTGCCGGTGGGGTTGCCGGGGTCAGTGGTGGTGAATCCGGCGGGGGCGGGGTGGTTGCGGTCGGTGTTGGGTGAGGGTGGTTTTGATGTGGTGCATGTGCATATGGGGGTGGTCAGTCCGTTTGCGTTTGATGCGGTTCAGGTGGCGGCGCAGTTGGGGTTGGCGCATGTGGTGACGTGTCATTCGTTGGTTGGTGGGGCGGGCAGGTTGTGGTTGCGGTTGTCGGGGCGGGTGGATCGGTGGGTGTGTGGTGGTGCGGTGTTGTCGGCTGTTTCGGGTGTTGCGGCGCAGCGGTTGGCGGCGGCTGCGTGTGGGGATGTGGAGGTGGAGGTGGTTCCTAATGGGGTGGATAGGCAGGTGTGGCGTCGGCGATGTGGGGGCAGGACGCGTGCTGGTGGGGTGCGGGTGGTGAGTGCGATGCGTTTGTCGAGGATTAAGCGGCCGGTGGCGTTGTTGGAGTTGGTGCGGGTGGCGCGGGGGTTGGTTCCGGGGGTGCCGATTACGGTGGAGGTGGCCGGGGATGGGCCGTTGCGGCCGGTGTGTGAGCGGTGGGTGCGTAGGCATGGTGCTGGTGGGTGGGTGCGGTTGCGAGGTCGGTTGTCTCATGAAGAGTTGGTGCAGATGTATGGGGGTGCGGATGTGTTTGTGTCGCCGGTGGTGGATGAGGCGTTTGGGATTGCTGCGTTGGAGGCGCGGGCGTGTGGGGTGCCGGTGTTTGGGCGGGTGGGTAGTGGGGTGGGGGAGTTTGTGCGCTCGGGTGTTGATGGGGTGTTGATGGATAGTGACGTTGGGTTGGCGCGGGCGGTTGCGCGGTGTGCGGTGGATGGGGGGTGGGTTGCAAGGTTGCGTGAGCAGGCGGGTGTTGAGTTGCCGGAGCGGTTTGGTCAGGGGGCGGTTGTGGCTGGTGCGGTGGGGTTGTATGAGCGGGCTGTGCGGGGGGTGTGA
- the hemG gene encoding protoporphyrinogen oxidase, producing the protein MNPATDTPTSVIVVGGGVTGLLTARRLCQAGLTTTLLERSPRTGGQIHTTELNNLPIDLGAESIHLAHPGMRELVDELNLTPNLTGSRPGTSWLWTGTRRRPLPEGVGPAGPTKILPVLTSGILNIPALARAGLEPLYAHLTGRIDLTPGHDISVGEFVTNRFGHAVTNAFVDPLLGSLHSGDVNRLSLRATSPALIPAATQGRSLLRRRQPKTTHTTTPLPMFASWPTGLSTLTNTLLRDTNVTVELDANVTTLTRHTTETGTTTYTLTLSDERQLTADAIVIATPAHTAANLIRPTTPTAAAILDNIETAHTATIVMAFPRHDVAHLPALNANGFLIPSAHAPLLKAGTHLDRKWAHLDDGKNTLFRLSVGRAGNNLLATLDDDALIDQVLRDLHTLTGINTKPAMTHIHRWKPGLPQLTVGHTDRITAVRTDLATSLPGVELAGASYDGLGVGACVTSANKAAQRLLKHLDITNTPAHTTQP; encoded by the coding sequence ATGAACCCCGCCACCGACACCCCGACCTCCGTCATCGTCGTCGGCGGAGGCGTCACAGGACTCCTCACCGCCCGCCGCCTCTGCCAAGCAGGCCTAACCACCACCCTCCTCGAACGCAGCCCCCGCACCGGCGGCCAAATCCACACCACCGAACTCAACAACCTACCCATCGACCTCGGCGCCGAATCCATCCACCTGGCACACCCCGGCATGCGCGAACTCGTCGATGAACTCAACCTCACCCCCAACCTCACCGGCTCACGCCCAGGCACCAGCTGGCTGTGGACCGGCACACGCCGACGCCCCCTACCCGAAGGCGTCGGCCCAGCAGGCCCCACCAAAATCCTGCCCGTCCTCACCTCCGGCATCCTCAACATCCCAGCCCTAGCCCGCGCCGGCCTCGAACCCCTCTACGCACACCTCACCGGCCGCATCGACCTGACCCCCGGACACGACATCTCCGTCGGCGAATTCGTCACCAACCGATTCGGCCACGCCGTCACCAACGCCTTCGTCGACCCCCTCCTAGGCTCCCTCCACTCCGGAGACGTCAACCGCCTCAGCCTCCGCGCCACCTCACCAGCCCTCATCCCCGCAGCCACCCAAGGACGCTCCCTCCTACGCCGCCGCCAACCAAAAACCACACACACCACCACCCCACTCCCCATGTTCGCCAGCTGGCCAACCGGCCTAAGCACCCTCACCAACACCCTCCTACGCGACACCAACGTCACCGTCGAACTCGACGCCAACGTCACCACACTCACCCGCCACACCACCGAAACCGGAACAACCACCTACACCCTCACCCTCTCCGACGAACGCCAGCTAACCGCCGACGCCATCGTCATCGCAACCCCCGCACACACCGCCGCCAACCTCATCCGCCCCACCACCCCCACCGCAGCCGCCATCCTCGACAACATCGAAACCGCACACACCGCCACCATCGTCATGGCCTTCCCCCGCCACGACGTCGCACACCTACCCGCGCTCAACGCAAACGGATTCCTCATCCCCTCCGCACACGCCCCCCTCCTCAAAGCAGGAACCCACCTCGACCGCAAATGGGCACACCTTGACGACGGCAAAAACACCCTCTTCCGGCTCTCTGTAGGACGCGCCGGAAACAACCTCCTCGCCACCCTCGACGACGACGCACTCATCGACCAAGTACTGCGCGACCTCCACACACTCACCGGCATCAACACAAAACCAGCCATGACACACATCCACCGCTGGAAACCCGGACTGCCCCAACTCACCGTCGGCCACACCGACCGCATCACAGCCGTTCGCACCGACCTAGCCACCTCACTACCCGGAGTAGAACTAGCCGGAGCCTCCTACGATGGTCTAGGAGTAGGAGCCTGCGTCACCTCCGCAAACAAAGCCGCACAACGCCTGCTCAAACACCTCGACATCACCAACACCCCGGCACACACAACACAGCCCTAA
- a CDS encoding anaerobic C4-dicarboxylate transporter family protein, with protein MIWFHLLIALLFIVIGARLGGIGIGLAGGAGVVILVATGLHTTATKDVPWSVIGIIMAVICTVAAMQLAGGIDHLVHLTEVLLRKHPKHITYLAPFVTYMLSLLCGTGHTAYSVIPVIVDVAKEHKIRPSRPLAIAVVASQVAVAASPISAAMVALAVALTPLNVGYLQCLAIVIPTTFIGCMIGAFVSSRQGCELEDDPIYKERLAQGLIRKNAANTTHTYKPAPSAVPSLIIFLIALILVVTYATVTSKQLGLIAHAPIDSTSAIMAIMLAAAALICVVAKQPTKLIATQNTFSSGMTAAICIMGLAWLGNVFVGNYMEEIKAALAAPLQAQPWLAAVFFYFAAPLMFSHAATTTAFMPLLVNLKLPAIALLASYPAVANYYLLPNYPTTVAAMEMDDTGSTRVGKFVLDHPFVLPGTVAILVTVILGFITAPLVA; from the coding sequence ATGATCTGGTTCCACCTACTCATTGCCCTCCTCTTCATCGTCATCGGCGCCAGATTGGGGGGAATAGGAATCGGACTCGCCGGAGGCGCAGGCGTCGTCATCCTCGTCGCAACAGGCCTGCACACCACCGCCACCAAAGACGTCCCCTGGTCCGTCATCGGCATCATCATGGCCGTCATCTGCACCGTCGCAGCAATGCAGCTCGCCGGAGGCATCGACCACCTCGTCCACCTCACCGAAGTACTCCTACGCAAACACCCCAAACACATCACCTACCTAGCACCCTTCGTCACCTACATGCTGTCCCTGCTCTGCGGCACCGGACACACCGCCTACTCCGTCATCCCCGTCATCGTCGACGTCGCCAAAGAACACAAAATCCGGCCCTCCCGCCCCCTAGCCATCGCCGTCGTCGCATCCCAAGTCGCCGTCGCAGCCTCCCCCATCTCAGCCGCAATGGTCGCCCTAGCCGTCGCCCTAACCCCCCTCAACGTCGGCTACCTCCAATGCCTAGCCATCGTCATCCCCACCACCTTCATCGGCTGCATGATCGGCGCATTCGTTTCCTCCCGCCAAGGATGCGAACTCGAAGACGACCCCATCTACAAAGAACGTCTAGCCCAAGGCCTCATCCGCAAAAACGCAGCCAACACCACCCACACATACAAACCCGCCCCCAGCGCCGTCCCCAGCCTCATCATCTTCCTCATCGCCCTCATCCTCGTCGTCACCTACGCCACCGTCACCTCAAAACAACTCGGACTCATCGCCCACGCCCCCATCGACTCCACCTCGGCCATCATGGCAATCATGCTCGCCGCAGCAGCCCTCATCTGCGTCGTAGCCAAACAACCCACCAAACTCATCGCCACCCAAAACACCTTCAGCTCCGGCATGACCGCCGCCATCTGCATCATGGGACTGGCCTGGCTCGGCAACGTATTCGTCGGCAACTACATGGAAGAAATCAAAGCAGCCCTCGCTGCCCCCCTCCAGGCACAACCCTGGCTCGCAGCAGTCTTCTTCTACTTCGCCGCACCACTCATGTTCTCCCACGCAGCAACCACCACCGCATTCATGCCACTGCTAGTCAACCTCAAACTCCCCGCAATCGCGCTCCTGGCCAGCTACCCCGCCGTCGCCAACTACTACCTCCTCCCTAACTACCCCACCACCGTCGCAGCCATGGAAATGGACGACACCGGCTCCACCCGCGTAGGTAAATTCGTCCTCGACCACCCCTTCGTCCTACCCGGAACAGTGGCCATCCTCGTCACCGTCATCCTGGGCTTCATCACCGCACCACTAGTCGCCTAA
- a CDS encoding type 1 glutamine amidotransferase produces the protein MTISSTSVSEEMHGSGTLTAADAPGALQSGSMADSYHGPVKGKLKIVHLYPREMSIYGDFGNVRALQVRAQRHGYEVEVLAHHPGTVLRDDVDIIVGGGGQDSGQARVEDDLAANGDMLRQLAADKAPMLVVCGMYQLLGRDFTTVAGKRLPGLGILDVTTTGAETRMVGPVVISGKFGEMVGYENHSGRTLRGPGQAALGTVLYGQGNDGQDGTEGAVKDNVYGTYLHGPVLPSNPAFTDELLRAAVERQDKGGFEPEALDDTLADEARHRQVERLLAGYDDGGSSVLPSVRDVARAALRRARAMRR, from the coding sequence ATGACTATTTCGAGTACTTCTGTGTCCGAGGAGATGCACGGTTCGGGCACGTTGACCGCGGCAGATGCTCCGGGAGCGTTGCAGTCGGGGTCGATGGCGGACAGTTATCACGGCCCGGTGAAGGGCAAGTTGAAGATTGTTCACTTGTATCCGCGTGAGATGAGCATCTATGGCGACTTTGGCAACGTGCGTGCGTTGCAGGTGCGTGCTCAGCGTCATGGGTACGAGGTGGAGGTGCTGGCGCATCATCCGGGAACGGTTTTGCGTGATGACGTAGATATCATCGTCGGTGGTGGTGGTCAGGATTCGGGTCAGGCTCGTGTTGAGGATGATCTGGCCGCTAATGGTGACATGTTGCGGCAATTGGCTGCTGATAAAGCGCCGATGTTGGTGGTGTGTGGCATGTACCAGTTGTTGGGTCGTGATTTCACGACGGTGGCTGGTAAGCGGTTGCCTGGGCTAGGCATTCTGGATGTGACCACTACTGGTGCGGAAACGCGCATGGTTGGCCCGGTGGTTATTTCGGGCAAGTTTGGTGAGATGGTCGGGTATGAGAACCATTCGGGCCGGACTTTGCGTGGGCCAGGGCAGGCTGCGTTGGGAACGGTGTTGTATGGCCAGGGTAATGATGGCCAGGATGGCACTGAGGGTGCGGTGAAAGACAACGTGTATGGCACGTACTTGCATGGCCCGGTGTTGCCTTCTAACCCAGCGTTTACTGATGAGCTGCTTCGGGCTGCGGTGGAGCGGCAGGATAAAGGTGGGTTTGAGCCTGAGGCGTTGGATGACACGTTGGCTGATGAGGCTCGGCATCGTCAGGTAGAGCGGTTGTTGGCCGGGTATGACGATGGTGGTTCGTCTGTGTTGCCGAGTGTCAGGGATGTGGCTCGGGCCGCTTTGCGTCGTGCTCGAGCGATGCGTCGCTGA